Part of the Paludisphaera borealis genome, ACAAGCGGAAGTACTCCGTGATCGTCGTGGGGACCGGCCTGGCCGGCGGATCGGCCGCCGCGTCGCTCGCCGAGCTGGGCTACCAGGTCTCGTGCTTCTGCTTTCAAGACAGTCCCCGCCGCGCGCACTCGATCGCCGCTCAGGGGGGCATCAACGCCGCCAAGAACTATCAGAACGACGGCGACAGCGTCCACCGACTCTTCTACGACACGATCAAGGGGGGCGACTTCCGCTCCCGCGAGGCCAACGTCCACCGGCTCGCCGAGGTGTCGGTCAACATCATCGACCAGTGCGTCGCGCAGGGCGTCCCGTTCGCCCGCGAGTACAGCGGCCTGCTCGCCAACCGATCGTTCGGCGGCGCCCAGGTGTCGCGGACGTTCTACGCGCGGGGTCAGACCGGCCAGCAGCTTCTCCTGGGCGCCTACCAGGCGCTGGAGCGGCAGGTCGGGCTGGGCGCGGTCAAGATGCACACCCGCCACGAGATGCAGCAGCTCGTCGTGATCGACGGCAAGGCGCGCGGCATCGTGACCCGCGACCTGATCACCGGCGAGGTGGAATCGCACTCGGCCGACGCCGTCATCCTGGCCACGGGGGGCTACGGCACGGTCTTCTACCTGGCGACCTACGCGAAGGGCTGCAACGCCACGGCGATCTGGCGGGCCTACAAGAAGGGCGCGGCGTTCGCCAACCCCTGCTACACCCAGATCCACCCGACCTGCATCCCCGTCACCGGCGACCACCAGAGCAAGCTGACGTTGATGTCGGAGTCGCTCCGCAACGACGGCCGCATCTGGGTGCCCAAGGCGCAAGGCGACCACCGCCCGGCCTCCGAAATCCCCGAGGGCGAACGCGACTACTACCTCGAACGCAAATACCCGAGCTTCGGCAACCTCTCGCCCCGCGACATCGCGTCGCGCGCCGCCAAGCAGGTTTGCGACGAAGGCCGCGGCGTGGGCAAGACCGGCAAGGGGGTCTACCTCGACTTCGCCGAGGCCATCGGCCGCCTGGGCGTCGACACGATCCGCGAGCGCTACGGCAATCTGTTCGACATGTACGAGCGGATCACCGACGAGAACCCCTACAAGTCGCCGATGCGGATCTATCCCGCCTCGCACTACACGATGGGGGGGCTCTGGGTCGACTATAACCTGATGAGCACCATCAACGGCATGTTCGTGCTGGGCGAAGCCAACTTCTCCGACCACGGCGCCAACCGCCTGGGCGCGAGCGCGCTCATGCAAGGGCTGGCCGACGGCTACTTCGTCGCGCCGTACACCGTCGGCAACTACTTCGGCTCGAACAAGTTCGAGAAGGTCGGCGTCGACCACCCGGCCTTCAAGCAAGCCGAAGCCGAAGTCGCCGACCGCTCCAAGCGGCTGCTGGGGATCAAGGGCGACACGACGCCCGACGAGTTCCATCGAGAGCTGGGCACGATCATGTGGACCCACTGCGGCATGGCCCGCACCGAGCAAAGCCTGCAAACGGCCCTCGCCGAGCTGCCGGCGCTCCGCGAACGGTTCTGGAAAAAGGTCCGGGTCCTCGGCGGTGAAGAGCAGGTCAACCAGTCGCTCGAAAAGGCCGGCCGCGTCGCCGACCTGATCGAACTCGGCGAGCTGATGTGCCGCGACGCCCTCGAACGCCGCGAGTCGTGCGGCGGCCACTTCCGCGAAGAGTATCAGACGCCCGACGGCGAGGCGCTCCGCGACGACGAGCATTTCTGCCACGTCGCCGCCTGGGAGTACAAGGGCGACGACGCCCCGCCGGTCCGCCACGTCGAAAACCTCGACTTCGAGAACGTCCACCTTCAGACGCGAAGCTACAAGTAGGAGCCCCGTTCCCCGGCGGTTTCCAACCCAACAAGCGATCGATCTATTGATCAATCCGAGAGGATCCGAGATGTCCGGACACGCGGAAGAACAGCTCCTGAATCTAACCCTTCACGTCTGGCGGCAGAAGAATCGAACGGCCCCGGGCGCGTTCGTATCCTATACCGAGGAAGCGCGCGGCATCAGCACCGACATGTCGTTCCTGGAGATGCTCGACGTCGTCAACGAGCGGCTGATCCACAAGGGGCAAGAGCCGATCGCCTTCGACCACGACTGTCGCGAGGGGATCTGCGGCCAGTGCGGCGTCGTCGTCAACGGCGAAACTCACGGCCCCCGCCGGGCGACCACCACTTGCCAGCTCCACATGCGGAGCTTCCGCGACGGCGACGTGCTGACCATCGAACCCTGGCGCGCGGGGGCGTTCCCCGTGGTCAAGGACCTGATGGTCGACCGCAGCGCCTTCGACCGGGTGATCGCCGCCGGCGGTTTCATCTCGGTGCGGACCGGCAACGCGCCCGAGGCGAACGACGTCGCCGTCCCCAAGCAAGACGCCGACCTGGCGATGGACGCCGCCGCCTGCATCGGCTGTGGCGCCTGCGTCGCCGCCTGCCCCAACGCGTCGGCCATGCTGTTCGTGGCCGCCAAGGCCGAGCACCTCAACCTGCTCCCCCAGGGCCACCCCGAGAAAGACCGCCGGGTCGTGGCCATGATCGATCAGGCCGACGCCGAGGGCTTCGGCAACTGCTCCAACCACGGCGAGTGCGAGGCCGCCTGCCCCAAGGAAATCAGCCTGGGCTTCATCGCCCGGCTCAACGGCGACTACCGCCGCGCCCTCGTCAAACGCCCCCGTACCGTCGGCGCCTCCGGAGGATCCGGCTGAGAGGCGAAACGGCGCGCAACGCCGATGGGGCTGCTGTCGCGGCTTACAGTCGGCTTTACGCACAAGTCGGTGCCAAGCTCCCTTCTCCCGCAACGGGAGAAGGCATGCTTGCTACGGCGATTGATAACCTTTTCGCTTCGCTATTTCCCCCGCGCTTCGGGCCCTCGCGCGAGCACGACGCCGAGAGCGACAAAGATCGCGACCGATTCCTGGGCGAAGAACCGCGTGGCCCGCGTGGCCGAAAGCGGCAGGGTGACGTCGTCGAACGGAAACGCGATCGCGCCGGCCATCTGAAAGACCACCACGCCCACGAGGGCCCCGAGCAGGCCGCCCGTGATGAACCGGAAATCCAGACGCCGGCCGCGGTCTCCCAGACCGAGGCCGAACGCCCCCCCCGCAATGGCGCCCACAACGGCGCAGATGCTCCCCTGGACCAGGATCGCCAGGCCGAGATCACTGCCGTCGGGCCTGTAGAGCCCATGGTGAAGCGGCATGATAATCCTGTTCGCCAGACAACCGCCGATCGCGCCGAGGACCAATCCGAGCGCCCCGGCGGCCAGGCCCGCCCGGATCGAGCCCCGGACGACGCCCCCGATCAGACCGAGCGTCAAGCCGAGAATCGCCCCCAGCATCCCGAAGGTGAGGCTCGTCTCGATCATCGCCCCTTTCCTCGACTTCAGCTCGTTCGCATTCGATTCCTCGATCGTCGGGAGACCAGCCGCCGCCACGGGCGTCGGCCGGAAGCGGCCGTACAACGGTTCGGTCAGGAACCAGGAGAAGATCCCCGCGACCAGGCCCGCCGCCAGAGTCAGCGACCAGAACCAGAACGCGGCCGGCCGCCGGACGGGGTCGCCCTCGCTCGCCAGTTCGACTGCGAAGGGGGCGGCGGCGGGGTCGGGCTGAGTCAGATCGGAGGACGGAGCATCGTCAAGAGACGACATGATGATATCTCCCGGATCAACGTGGCATCGGGACGTACAAGGGCGAGCGGAGCCCGCGCGGCTCCGCAGTCCTGAACGGTTCCAGGACGACCCCAGCGTACGACCTCCCGAGGCTCTCGCCCAGATCGGCCTCCCTCGAAATCCCGGACTCAGACGTCCGAGAGCGGCTCCTTGGAGTCGCCGAACTCGTCGCGGTGGAGGCCCGCCTTGTCGAGCATCGAGAGGTACAGGCTGCACATCCTGCGGTTGGGCGACTTCAAGTAGTCGAGCACGCGCCCACCGCGGATCTTGCCGCCGCCGCCGCCGACGACCACCACGGGAAGCTGGGTGGCGTCGTGCGCGCCACTCATCATGCTCGAGCAGAACATGAGCATCGAGTTGTCGAGGGCCGTACGTTCGCCTTCCTGGATCGCGTCGAGCTTCCGCGCGATGTAGGCCAGCTGGCTGGTGAACAGCTGGTTGACCTTCAGCCAGTCGGCGGTGTCGGAGTGCGAAAGCAGGTGGTGGATCATGTAGTCGACGCCGAGCTGGGGGAACCGCAGCGAGCTGTGGTCGTTGTTCAGCTTCAGGGTCGTCACGCGGGTGGCGTCGGTCTGGAAGCCGAGGACGACGATGTCGCACATCAGCCGCATGTGCTCGGCGATGTCCTGGGGGATGCCGTCGGCGGGGCGCGGCAGGTTCGGCTTGTCGATCGTCGGCTTCCAGCCCTGAAGCTCGCCGCGCTTGCCGGCGCGGTCGATCCGCTGCTCGACCTCGCGGACCGATTCGAGGTACTCGTCGAGCTTGCGCTGGTCGGCGAGGCTGACGTCGCGGCGGAAGTCGCGGGCGTCGGCGATGACGGCGTCGAGCACGCTCTGATCGCCCTTGAGGACCTCGTCCTTGAACAGCCGGTCGAAGGCGAGCGACGGGTACAGCTCCAGCGGCGTCGGGCTCGTCGGCGACGTCCACGAGATGTGCGAGCTATAAAGCATCGAGTAATTCTTGTGGACCGCCGGGTTGGCCTGCTCGCAGCCGAGCACCAGGCTGGGCACCTTGGTCGAGCCGCCGTAGCTCTGGGCGAGAAGCTGGTCGAAGCTCGTGCCCGACCGGATGTCGCCGCCCGAGGCCAGGGGCGCGCCCGAGAGCAGGTTGCCGGTCTGCGAGCTGTGGATGTTCCCCTTCAGCGCCTCTTCATTGTAGAGGCCGCGGATGAACAGCATCTTCTCGCGGAAGTCGTGCAGCGGGGCGAGCACCTTGCCCAGCTCCATCGACTTGCCTTCGCCGCGCGCCCACCACTCCTTGCCATGGAACCCGTTGCCGGCGAACAGCACGCCGAGCCGCACCGGAGGCTCGCTGGCCGGTCGGGTCGAGGGCGACTCGGCCCCCCAGACGTTGCGCGATTCGAGCCACGGCAGGGCCATCGTGACGCCGACGCCTCGGAGGAACGTACGCCGGGAAAGCTCGGAATTCTGCATCGGCTGCCTCGCGACGGAAAAACGGTTGAAGGATCGACGTCATTCGGACCGGATGGACGGATCACGGAGTCTGGGCGACGGCCGGGGCGTCGCCCCGGATCTCTCGGAACTGGCGGCTGCGGACGATCGCCTCGACGGCCGCCGAGATGCGGTAATCGTTCGCTCGAAGCTTCTGGAGGATCTCGTCGAGCAGCGGCTCGTCCGAGAGCAGCACCTCGCGGCCGAGGGCGAAGCCGAGCAGCTTCTTGGAGAACTGGCGGACGACCGTGTCGCGCCTCGTGGTCGAGAGGTAATGGCGAAGCCCGTCGTAGCCGTCGAACTCGACGCCGTCGCGGAGCTTGGCGTGCGCGTCGACCGGCTGGCCCGAGGCGTCGCGCTCGCGGAACCGGCCGATCGCATCGTACGCTTCCAGCGAGAAGCCGAACGGGTCGATCCGCGCGTGGCACCCCATGCAACGGACGTCGCTGGTGTGCTTCTCGACGATCTGCCGGACCGACAATCCGCCGGCCGAGGCGTCCTCGTCGGCCAGGATCGGCACGTCCGGCGGCGGCTTGGGCGTCCCCTCGCCGAGCAACGACTCCGTCACCCAGGTCCCTCGCAAAATCGGACTGGTCCGCGACGCCCCCGAGTGCTTCGCGAGAGTCGTCGACAGACCGAGAATCCCGCCCCGGCCGAACTTTCGCACCCCGTCCACGCGCCGCCATTCGGGACCGCTCACGCCGGGGATTCCGTAGTGCTTGGCGAGCGCCTCGTTCAGGAACGCGTGGTCGGCGTCGAAGATCGAGAGCACCGACGCGTCGGACCGGAACACGTCGGTGAAGAACAGGATCGTCTCCTCGTACATCGCCCCGCGAAGAGCGTTGAACGTCGGAAAGTGCCGCTCGCTCTTCTCATCGAGGGCGTCGAACCCGTAGACGTCGAGCCACTGGCAGGCGAACTCCGCCGCCAGCCGGCGCGCTTCGGGCGCCTGCAACAGCCGGCGCGCCTGGGCCGCGATCACGTTCGGGTCGCTCAGGCGACCGCTGGCGGCGGCCTCGCGCAGCTCGGCGTCGGGCGCCGACGACCGCAGGAAGTAGCTCAGCCGGCTGGCAAGCTCCCAGTCGGAGACCGTCGCCGACTTCGCCCCGGCGGCGGCCTTCTCCAGACGATAGAGGAACGACGGCGACACCAGCACGCGGGCGAGCGCCAGCCGAAGCGCCTCGTCGTGGGGGATCTCTTCCTTCCGCAGCTTGGCGTAAAGGTCGCGAAGGCCCTGCGCTTCCTCAGCCGACAGCGGCCGGCGATAGGCCTGGGCCGCGAACCGGATCAGGCCGTCGACCTGGGCGGGCTCGGCGTCGACGAGCGCCTTGCGAAACTGCGCGGCATGCTCGTGAATCGGTTTGCGGTACGGCTCGAACAGCCGCGGGTCGCTGTCCTGGGTGGCGTACTCCATCAGTTGGTTGAAAGCGTCCACCTGGATCAAGGCTTCCTGGCTGATGAACCGAAGCTCTTGCCACATCCGGTCGAGCCGGGCCGACTCGGCGGGGTCGAGCATCAGCCGACTCAACGGCTCGTCTTCGCGGTGGAACAGTGTGAGCGTCACCACCTCGTCGACCGGCACGATTTTCGTGTAGCACAACGCGGGCGGGAACCAGCGGCGGAAGTCGTCGAACGCCCGCGCGGCCCTGGCCGTCGCGTCGCTCCCTTCGGCCACCAGCAGCGGCGCGTCGGCTTGCAACCCCACACCGGGGTTCGGCTTCGCGGCGACGATCCGGAGCTGCGCGAGCCCCTCCGCCCCCGCGCCGGCCCCGAGCACACCCGAGCCCACCAGTTCGGCCCCGGCGACCAGTTCGGCCGGCAGGCGGACCTCGACGACCGTCGGCGTCTTCACGGCCAGGCTGTCGGCGGCGATCGGACCGCCGGACGGACGAGGACCGAACGCAGCCGGATCAAGCCCCCACGTCGACGACGGCGAAACGGGCCGATCGGCCTTCACGCTCATCAATCCGGCCGAGAGCAGCGGTCCGCCCAGCGAGGTCAGCCGGCGCTGGAGCACGGCGTCGGGGCCTTCGTCCTTGGCGTCGGGAGGGCCGCCGGCCACCAGCCGCTGGATTTGATCGGCGAGCGTCTGCTTCTCAGCCGGGTCGCGCGAGGCGATCCAGCGGGCGAGCAGCGAACCGGCCGGGACGCCCTGCCCGCCGTCGTCCCCCTGCTCGGCTTCCTTATAGAGATGCCAGACCCCGGCGTGGCCGAAACCGTCGGCGTGCGGGTTGCCCGCGTGGATGTCGCCGGAAACGTCGCGGGCGAGATCCCAGACGCCTTTCTCGTTCCCTGGCTCCTTGATGGTCAAGTCGACGGCCGTCAGGTCGCACGAGTGATTTCCGTCTCGGGGACCGATCAGGAGCGAGACGAGGTCCCCCTCGCGAACGTCGACGGGGCCGACCGGCCCAACCTTGACGGCCGCCGGCCCCGCAGTGGCCCCGCCCCCGAGTCGCTGGCGGATCGCCCCCCGGCGCAGCTCCAGCAGCCAGGTCACGCCGTTGCCGCATTCCGGATGAGCGGGCTGGACGACCCCCTCGATCTGAACGGCGCCCGTGATCGGGCTCAGCCAGCCCGCCCCCGCGCGGAGGGTCGGCGAGGGATGGACCGCGACGCCGTGCGGCTTCATCACGCCCGGCACGCGGACCTGGCCGTCGGACGAGTTGGCGATGGCCAGCGGGGTCTCACCCGTGCCCCAGCCCTTCACGAAGTCATAGCCGCCGACCCTCTCCATCCGTTCCGTGAAATGGTCGAGGAGAATCGTCGTCCTCGGCGTCAGCCCCAGGTATTCCAGCCAAAGGCCGAGGATCTCGGGATCGACGTCGTGCTTCCTGGCCAGGGCGACGCGGTCGGCTTTGTCGCCGGCCGCGGCGGCTTCGGCGGCGGCCTTCAGGCAGTTCGCCGCGGTCGCGACGACGAGGGCGCGGCGGGCGAACAGGTCATCGCAAACGGCGCGGAGGTCGCGGAGGGGAAGCTCGGGACGGCCGGGCTTCACCAGCCGCAGGCGTTCCCAGACGACCGACGTCTCAGCCCCAGCGCCTTGGGCCGCGAGGTAAACGACGAAATCCCGGCCGGTGGGCGCTGCCGGGAACTTGAACCGCAGGTCGCTCCGCGTCGACGCCGGGTTGACCGGCACGACCCAGGGCTTCATGTGGCCGACGGTCTGGAACCTCGCGAGCGCGTTCTGCCACTGGCGGACGTCGGCGGCGATCGCCGGGGCGTCGGCCGGCTTGGCGGCGCGCCAGCGGGCTCGAACTTCATCGAGCACGAGCGAGTGGTCGTCGGCGTTCAACAGCATCCAGAGCGCGTTGAAATAGCGAGCGTTCAAGCCGCGACGCGCTGCGACCGAGGCGGGCGTCTCGGTCCCCTTGGCGAGCGACTCGCGATCCTCGATGGCGGCGGCGAAGTATTTCTCGAGCGCGATGTGGCCCTCGGCGTCGGCGTGCCGCGCGTAGAGACCTCGGATCTCGGTCAGCAGTTCGTCGGTCCAGTCGCGCCGGGTCGCGCCGGCAGCAAACCGCATTCCGTCGGGCAGCAGCACGGCGTGGGAGGCGATCCGCTTGGCCGATTCCAGGTACTTGCCGAGCAGCGACGGCGACATCACCAGCGCGTTCCCGGTGTTCGTGAACCCCTCGCCGGCGGCGGAGTCGATGGGGAACTCGCGGGCCGGCTGGAAGTCGAAGCCGGTCAGGTCGCGCAGGGTGTACGTGTATTGCACGTTATTCAGGCGGCGCAGGACGACCGGGCCCGGATCACCGGCGATCGCGTAGGCCTCTGCCTTCAGATAGCGAGCGGCCCAACCGCGCAGCTTCGCTCGCTCATCGGCCGTCGGCTGCGGCTTCGCCTTCTTCGGGGGCATCTCCCCCTCGTCGAGCATCTCCACGACTTTCTTCCAGACGCGCTCGTTCCGGCGGACGTCGTCGAATTTCGCGAACCGTTCGAGGTCGAGGTCCCCCTGCTGCTCCTCGGTCGAATGGCATTTGATGCAAAATTGCTTCATCAACGGCTGGACGTCGCGCCCGTACTCGGTCGTCAGCGTCTCGAACGAATCGACCGCCGCGCTCGCGCCGACCTGCGCCAGGACCAGGGCCGTCGGGATCAAGACCAGCAAGAGGCGGAAGCTTTTGCGACGGCGGCCTGCGGACTGGCTCATGGCGTCGTCTCCGATGCGTTTCGAGGAGAGTCGGTGGGTTCGCATTTCGGGCTGCGCCTCGAAAATCGATTGCTCGCGATGGCCCGTACGACGGAAGGAGGGACGCCGACCCCTTCGACGGAGCGGCGAAACGTCATGGATTGCGGGACGCCACCAACATACCCCCTCACATCCCCTCTGTCGACCCGCTAAAACCCCAGGAATCTCCTTCGGAAGTCGGCGTCTCGACACATATTAAGGATAGGTGGTCCCACCGCCGGCTCCTTGACAATACGCCTGAAACGGGAAAACCGGCCCCGCCCTACGTGAAATCGGCGCGAACGAAGCCAAATCTTCCCGGCCGGATCGGCCGAGGAGGCGCGAACGAAGCCTTCGCGAACGTGCCTTCTCCCCTCGCGGGAGAAGGTGCCCCGCAGGGGGAGAAGCGAGAACACTCCGTCTTTTCCGCGCGAACGAAGCCACTTCGCTGAACGCTGTTACCCGCTTTAAATAAAGGACTTATGAAGCACAATGGCTTCCTTCGTCCGGCGCGAACGAACCCAATCGACCCGCGTGGCGAAGCAGGTCGCAGGCATCGTCGGCGAGAGTGATTTCTGGACGAACGGACCCAATCCGCCGCGGATAGGGACGAGGGCGATGACGCGGCGAAACCCGTTGATTTCGGCGCGAACGAACCCAACGCGCCGGCCGCTCTCGCGGGGGCGGGGGGATTCTTGTATACTTGGCTTTTACCAACGGCTAACAGCTCACCTAAAGGTTAGGCGATGGCCAAGCATATCTTCGTTACGGGCGGCGTGGTCAGTTCGCTCGGCAAAGGTCTCACCTGCGCTTCAATCGGCATGATCCTCGAACAGCGCGGTCTGCGGGTCCGGCTCCAGAAGTTCGACCCGTACATCAACGTCGACCCGGGGACGATGAGCCCGTACCAGCACGGCGAGGTCTACGTCCTCGACGACGGCTCGGAAACCGACCTCGACCTCGGCCACTATGAGCGGTTCACCCACGCGCCGCTCACCAAGGATTGCAACTTCACGACGGGCAAGATCTACCTGTCGGTCATCCAGAAAGAGCGCGAGGGACGGTTCTACGAGGGCAAGACCGTCCAGGTGATCCCCCATGTCACCGACGAGATCAAGAGCGCCATTCACCGGCTTGCGACCGACGACGTCGACGTCGTCATCACCGAGATCGGCGGCACGGTCGGCGACATCGAGAGCCTGCCGTTCTTGGAGGCGATCCGCCAGTTCGCCCTCGACGTCGGCCGCGAGAACTGCCTCTACATCCACCTGACCCTCGTGCCTTACCTGAAGGCGGCGGGCGAGTTGAAGACCAAGCCGACGCAGCACTCGGTCGGCGCACTGCGACAGATCGGCATCCAGCCCGACGTCCTGATCTGCCGGACCGAGCACTCGATCTCCGAGGACGACAAGGACAAGATCGCCCTCTTCTGCAACCTTGAGAAGAAGGCCGTCATCGAGGAGCGCGACCGCCAGTACAGCATCTATGAAGTCCCCGTCAGCCTCGTCAAGAACGGGCTCGACAACCTGCTGGTGAAACGGCTGGGCTTGAAGGCCGGCCCGCTCGACCTCACGGCCTGGACCGAGATGGTCGACCGGATCGTGAACCCCAAGCAAGAGGTTCGGATCGCTGTAGTCGGCAAGTACATGAAGCATCGCGACTCCTACAAATCGGTCTACGAGGCCCTCGACCACGCGGGGATCGCGCACCGGGCGCGGGTGTCTGTGGTCCGGGTCGAGGCCGAGGAAGTCAGCACCCGGGGGGCCGACGCGCTCCTCGGCGGAGTCGACGGCATTCTCGTCCCCGGCGGCTTCGGCATGCGAGGGATCGAAGGGAAGATCGAGGCGATCCGGTACGCCAGGACCAACGGGATCCCGTATTTCGGAATCTGCCTGGGGATGCAGACCGCCGTGGTCGAATTCGCCCGCAGCGTGCTCGGGCTCGAAGACGCCAACAGCACCGAGTTCGAGAAAGACTGCGAGCACCCGGTCATCGCCTTGATGGAGGAGCAGCAAGGAGTCACCGAGCGAGGCGGTACGATGCGCCTCGGCGCATGGCCTTGCTCCCTGGAACCGGGCAGCTTGGCCCGCGCGGCCTATGGGGTCGACCAGATCTCGGAACGCCACCGCCACCGCTACGAGTTCAACAACAAGTACCGCGACGCCTTCGAGCAAGCCGGCTTGATCGCCTCGGGGAAGAGTCCCGACGGTCAGATCGTCGAGATCGTCGAGCTGGCCGACCACCCGTGGTTCCTGGCAGTCCAGTTCCATCCGGAGTTCAAGTCGAAGCCGACCGAGGCCCACCCGCTGTTCCGCGAATTCGTCGCCGCCGCCCTGAAGCGCCGCGAGGCCGGCCGGACCGCCGCCGGCGCCGACCGCGAAGCGAAGGTCACGGCGTCTTAACAAAGGAACCCATGAACCTCATCGCCCGAGACTGGGAGACGTCGAGCTGGATCGAGATCGCGGTTCGCGACGGGGTCGTCGAGTCGGTCGACCGTCTCGACGACCCGGCGCCAGTCGGTGCTGACGACCCGTTCGTCGCGCCGGCGTTCTGGGACGTGCAGACCAACGGGCGATGGGGCCATTCGTTCTCGAGTCCCGAGCTGACGGCCGATCAGGTGGTTGCCATCGTCCGGGCTCAGCGCGAACTGGGAACGGCCCGGCTCTGCCCGACCCTCGTGACGGCCCCGATCGACCACATGATCCACGGGCTCCGGACGATCGCCTCGGCCTGCGAAACCCACCCCGACGTCGCCCGCATGGTCGTCGGAATTCATCTGGAAGGGCCGTACCTCTCGGACCTGCCGGGATACCGGGGGGCCCATCCCCCGGAGGCCATGCACGACCCCGATTGGAACGAGTTCGAGCGGCTTCAGCAAGCGTCAGGCGACCGGGTGATCCTCATGACCCTCGCCCCCGAACGAACCGGTGCGATCGCGTTCATCGACAGAGCCGCGCGAGCCGGCCTGACCATCGCACTCGGCCATACGGCCGCCGACGGGCCGACCCTGCGGGCGGCGGTCGACGCCGGGGCGAGGCTGAGCACCCATCTCGGCAATGGCATCGTCGCCGAACTCCCTCGTCACCCCAACCCGATCTGGCGGCAGGCGGCCGAGGACCGGCTCTGGGCCTCGCTGATCGCCGACGGCTGGCACCTCGACCCCGACGTCCTCCGCGTCCTGGTCCGGGCCAAGGGACTGGACCGCGTCGTCCTGGTCAGCGACGCCGGCTGGCTTTCAGGCTTGCCAGTCGGGACCTACGGCGACTGGGCCGTCGACCCCTCGGGCAAGATCGTCGTCGCCGGCACGCCGTACCTCGCCGGCTCGAACCAGGGGCTCGAAACCGGCCTGAGGAACCTCGACCGGGTCGTTCCGTGCTTCCCCCGGCCGCTGCTCGACACGGTTACGACCAACCCGGCCGCGCTGCTGAACCGCCCCGCGCCCCGGATCGCCCCCGGCGAACCCGCGAACCTGGTGGTCGTCCGCCGCCCCGAGCCCGGCGCCTTCACACTCGAACGGACCTGCGTCGACGGGGTGTGGGTCGAGAACTCATCGAATCCATAACGATTGATCTGTCCACAGGCGGGCGATTCCTCTCCCATCCCCTCCCGGACCGCGATCATGACCTCAGGCGGGAGTTGCGACCGTGGAACAAAAAGGCGAGCCGCCTCGCGGACCGGCCTGGGGCGCGGTTCGCGGGACGGCTCGCTGTTGAGATTCAAGCGGCACCTGGAGGGTGCGAGGCGGGTGGCGCCTCGCACGGGGTCAGGGTCAGGCGTTTTCGGCCGGGTCCTTCCCGTTGATCCAGGGGCCTTCGA contains:
- a CDS encoding fumarate reductase/succinate dehydrogenase flavoprotein subunit, with product MELKSNVPPGPLDQKWTEHKFNMKLVNPANKRKYSVIVVGTGLAGGSAAASLAELGYQVSCFCFQDSPRRAHSIAAQGGINAAKNYQNDGDSVHRLFYDTIKGGDFRSREANVHRLAEVSVNIIDQCVAQGVPFAREYSGLLANRSFGGAQVSRTFYARGQTGQQLLLGAYQALERQVGLGAVKMHTRHEMQQLVVIDGKARGIVTRDLITGEVESHSADAVILATGGYGTVFYLATYAKGCNATAIWRAYKKGAAFANPCYTQIHPTCIPVTGDHQSKLTLMSESLRNDGRIWVPKAQGDHRPASEIPEGERDYYLERKYPSFGNLSPRDIASRAAKQVCDEGRGVGKTGKGVYLDFAEAIGRLGVDTIRERYGNLFDMYERITDENPYKSPMRIYPASHYTMGGLWVDYNLMSTINGMFVLGEANFSDHGANRLGASALMQGLADGYFVAPYTVGNYFGSNKFEKVGVDHPAFKQAEAEVADRSKRLLGIKGDTTPDEFHRELGTIMWTHCGMARTEQSLQTALAELPALRERFWKKVRVLGGEEQVNQSLEKAGRVADLIELGELMCRDALERRESCGGHFREEYQTPDGEALRDDEHFCHVAAWEYKGDDAPPVRHVENLDFENVHLQTRSYK
- a CDS encoding succinate dehydrogenase/fumarate reductase iron-sulfur subunit; this translates as MNLTLHVWRQKNRTAPGAFVSYTEEARGISTDMSFLEMLDVVNERLIHKGQEPIAFDHDCREGICGQCGVVVNGETHGPRRATTTCQLHMRSFRDGDVLTIEPWRAGAFPVVKDLMVDRSAFDRVIAAGGFISVRTGNAPEANDVAVPKQDADLAMDAAACIGCGACVAACPNASAMLFVAAKAEHLNLLPQGHPEKDRRVVAMIDQADAEGFGNCSNHGECEAACPKEISLGFIARLNGDYRRALVKRPRTVGASGGSG
- a CDS encoding DUF1552 domain-containing protein, with the protein product MQNSELSRRTFLRGVGVTMALPWLESRNVWGAESPSTRPASEPPVRLGVLFAGNGFHGKEWWARGEGKSMELGKVLAPLHDFREKMLFIRGLYNEEALKGNIHSSQTGNLLSGAPLASGGDIRSGTSFDQLLAQSYGGSTKVPSLVLGCEQANPAVHKNYSMLYSSHISWTSPTSPTPLELYPSLAFDRLFKDEVLKGDQSVLDAVIADARDFRRDVSLADQRKLDEYLESVREVEQRIDRAGKRGELQGWKPTIDKPNLPRPADGIPQDIAEHMRLMCDIVVLGFQTDATRVTTLKLNNDHSSLRFPQLGVDYMIHHLLSHSDTADWLKVNQLFTSQLAYIARKLDAIQEGERTALDNSMLMFCSSMMSGAHDATQLPVVVVGGGGGKIRGGRVLDYLKSPNRRMCSLYLSMLDKAGLHRDEFGDSKEPLSDV
- a CDS encoding DUF1592 domain-containing protein → MSQSAGRRRKSFRLLLVLIPTALVLAQVGASAAVDSFETLTTEYGRDVQPLMKQFCIKCHSTEEQQGDLDLERFAKFDDVRRNERVWKKVVEMLDEGEMPPKKAKPQPTADERAKLRGWAARYLKAEAYAIAGDPGPVVLRRLNNVQYTYTLRDLTGFDFQPAREFPIDSAAGEGFTNTGNALVMSPSLLGKYLESAKRIASHAVLLPDGMRFAAGATRRDWTDELLTEIRGLYARHADAEGHIALEKYFAAAIEDRESLAKGTETPASVAARRGLNARYFNALWMLLNADDHSLVLDEVRARWRAAKPADAPAIAADVRQWQNALARFQTVGHMKPWVVPVNPASTRSDLRFKFPAAPTGRDFVVYLAAQGAGAETSVVWERLRLVKPGRPELPLRDLRAVCDDLFARRALVVATAANCLKAAAEAAAAGDKADRVALARKHDVDPEILGLWLEYLGLTPRTTILLDHFTERMERVGGYDFVKGWGTGETPLAIANSSDGQVRVPGVMKPHGVAVHPSPTLRAGAGWLSPITGAVQIEGVVQPAHPECGNGVTWLLELRRGAIRQRLGGGATAGPAAVKVGPVGPVDVREGDLVSLLIGPRDGNHSCDLTAVDLTIKEPGNEKGVWDLARDVSGDIHAGNPHADGFGHAGVWHLYKEAEQGDDGGQGVPAGSLLARWIASRDPAEKQTLADQIQRLVAGGPPDAKDEGPDAVLQRRLTSLGGPLLSAGLMSVKADRPVSPSSTWGLDPAAFGPRPSGGPIAADSLAVKTPTVVEVRLPAELVAGAELVGSGVLGAGAGAEGLAQLRIVAAKPNPGVGLQADAPLLVAEGSDATARAARAFDDFRRWFPPALCYTKIVPVDEVVTLTLFHREDEPLSRLMLDPAESARLDRMWQELRFISQEALIQVDAFNQLMEYATQDSDPRLFEPYRKPIHEHAAQFRKALVDAEPAQVDGLIRFAAQAYRRPLSAEEAQGLRDLYAKLRKEEIPHDEALRLALARVLVSPSFLYRLEKAAAGAKSATVSDWELASRLSYFLRSSAPDAELREAAASGRLSDPNVIAAQARRLLQAPEARRLAAEFACQWLDVYGFDALDEKSERHFPTFNALRGAMYEETILFFTDVFRSDASVLSIFDADHAFLNEALAKHYGIPGVSGPEWRRVDGVRKFGRGGILGLSTTLAKHSGASRTSPILRGTWVTESLLGEGTPKPPPDVPILADEDASAGGLSVRQIVEKHTSDVRCMGCHARIDPFGFSLEAYDAIGRFRERDASGQPVDAHAKLRDGVEFDGYDGLRHYLSTTRRDTVVRQFSKKLLGFALGREVLLSDEPLLDEILQKLRANDYRISAAVEAIVRSRQFREIRGDAPAVAQTP